A stretch of the Mesorhizobium sp. Pch-S genome encodes the following:
- a CDS encoding NAD(P)/FAD-dependent oxidoreductase: protein MTETIEEVIVIGAGAAGLAAADALTRHGIKARVFEKEARIAEPWRQRHERLALNTHRDMSYLPGMPYPKGVPAFPPKAAVIAYLEHFAEERGIAVEFDTEVERVTRESQHWTIHTSKGTRQARNIIIATGHDKVPWMPDWPGATDYKGRLIHAAAFGSPKDYEGKSVLVIGAGNSGFDVLNYLIGAKTAMIYLAARAGPSILPKRIGKIAVQRFSRITNALPIPVGDFMVALLQRLLFGDLRKLGFAPVKKGGISRLKEDHVAISADDGAIAAIKAGRIKVVASVAGFDAEHVVLADGSRIKADVVIAATGYRTGLDTMLDGLGVVDDKGKPKANGAEPGSQPGLWFISMQPSIVGHFYAAGQEARAIAARIAGRR from the coding sequence ATGACCGAAACGATCGAAGAAGTGATCGTGATCGGTGCGGGTGCGGCCGGGCTGGCTGCGGCCGACGCACTGACCCGGCATGGCATCAAGGCCCGCGTGTTCGAAAAGGAAGCCCGGATCGCCGAACCATGGCGGCAGCGCCACGAGCGGCTGGCGCTCAACACGCATCGCGACATGTCCTATCTGCCTGGCATGCCCTATCCGAAGGGCGTGCCGGCCTTCCCGCCCAAGGCGGCGGTGATCGCCTATCTCGAACATTTTGCCGAAGAACGCGGCATCGCGGTCGAATTCGACACCGAGGTCGAACGTGTCACCCGCGAAAGCCAGCACTGGACGATCCACACCAGCAAAGGCACCCGCCAGGCCAGGAACATCATCATCGCCACGGGTCACGACAAGGTGCCGTGGATGCCAGACTGGCCGGGAGCCACGGACTACAAGGGGCGCCTGATCCATGCCGCTGCCTTCGGCAGCCCGAAGGATTACGAAGGCAAGAGCGTGCTGGTGATCGGCGCCGGCAATTCCGGCTTCGACGTGCTGAACTACCTGATCGGCGCCAAGACCGCGATGATCTACCTTGCCGCCCGCGCCGGCCCCTCCATCCTGCCCAAGCGCATCGGCAAGATCGCCGTGCAGCGCTTCTCCAGAATCACCAATGCGCTGCCGATCCCGGTCGGCGACTTCATGGTGGCGCTGCTGCAACGCCTGCTGTTCGGCGACCTTCGCAAGCTTGGTTTCGCGCCGGTCAAGAAGGGCGGCATCAGCCGGTTGAAGGAAGACCATGTGGCGATCTCCGCCGACGATGGCGCGATCGCCGCCATCAAGGCGGGCCGCATCAAGGTCGTGGCCTCCGTGGCAGGCTTCGATGCCGAGCATGTCGTGCTGGCCGACGGAAGCAGGATCAAGGCCGACGTCGTCATCGCCGCAACCGGCTATCGCACCGGGCTGGACACGATGCTGGACGGCCTCGGCGTGGTCGATGACAAGGGCAAGCCGAAGGCGAACGGTGCCGAGCCGGGCAGCCAGCCCGGCCTGTGGTTCATTTCCATGCAGCCGAGCATCGTCGGCCATTTCTATGCCGCAGGCCAGGAGGCCAGGGCCATCGCGGCGAGGATTGCAGGACGCCGATAG